A stretch of Caenibius tardaugens NBRC 16725 DNA encodes these proteins:
- a CDS encoding FMN-binding protein, whose amino-acid sequence MSNRNWSHLIAVPVLVATAAPASATDYLSVADAQHALIPQAQSFVPFPVTLSPAQLGQIRKLSGVPQRTSQPSIWRAMQGRTTLGWVLVDEVVGKHEFITYATAISPDGHVLGVEILNYRESHGGEVRNLAWRARFRGKTLGDKFKLNQDIPNISGATLSCRNITDGVKRLLAIHSLVLAAA is encoded by the coding sequence ATGTCAAACCGGAATTGGTCACATCTCATCGCAGTCCCAGTGCTGGTTGCGACCGCTGCACCGGCATCGGCCACCGACTATCTCTCGGTTGCCGATGCGCAGCACGCGCTGATCCCGCAGGCGCAAAGCTTCGTGCCGTTCCCAGTGACTCTATCCCCTGCCCAGCTCGGCCAAATCCGGAAGCTGTCGGGCGTTCCCCAACGGACGAGCCAGCCGAGCATCTGGCGCGCAATGCAGGGCAGGACCACGCTTGGTTGGGTGCTGGTCGATGAAGTCGTCGGTAAGCACGAGTTCATCACCTACGCCACCGCCATCTCCCCCGACGGCCATGTGCTGGGCGTAGAAATTCTCAACTATCGGGAATCCCACGGCGGAGAGGTCCGCAATCTGGCTTGGCGCGCGCGGTTCCGCGGAAAGACGCTGGGCGACAAGTTCAAACTCAATCAGGACATTCCGAACATCTCCGGCGCAACGCTTTCCTGCCGCAACATCACGGATGGCGTGAAACGCCTGCTGGCCATCCACTCGCTCGTTCTGGCGGCTGCCTGA
- a CDS encoding DUF6662 family protein — MTISSSRFRGGLLATVLTLSLPAAAHADENLFGYNTGAETLPKGAGEVYVFNTLRSDKGQGTYRALDTEVEGEYGVTDRITLSAAASFLTIDTHGLTIDGYLPKPIDKGPRFNGLELKAKFNVLSPALDNFGLAVITSAEFKTLDPHSGQDKTEYEGHVVLAAQKYFMQGQLIWVGNLGLKAGHETRKPIANLPVGFDWPTTPEMEIEVSAGTGLTYRVAPNWFIGAETQYTSEYETEVGQERWSLFAGPTIHYGGQKFWATLTWFPQLKGGGERYEGQTDTNLHLIEKTKNEFRLKLGMNF, encoded by the coding sequence ATGACTATTTCTTCCAGCCGCTTCCGCGGCGGCCTACTTGCGACCGTTCTAACCTTGAGCCTTCCCGCAGCAGCACATGCCGACGAAAATCTCTTCGGCTACAATACCGGTGCGGAAACCCTGCCCAAGGGCGCGGGTGAAGTCTATGTATTCAACACCCTACGATCAGACAAAGGTCAGGGCACCTACCGGGCGCTGGATACCGAGGTCGAAGGCGAATATGGCGTTACCGACCGGATCACTCTGTCGGCGGCGGCAAGCTTCCTGACGATCGATACCCACGGCCTGACCATCGACGGCTATCTTCCCAAGCCGATCGACAAGGGACCCCGGTTCAACGGGCTTGAGCTCAAAGCCAAGTTCAACGTGCTCAGTCCCGCCCTCGACAATTTCGGGCTGGCGGTGATCACCTCGGCCGAATTCAAGACGCTCGACCCACACAGCGGCCAAGACAAGACCGAATATGAAGGTCATGTTGTGCTCGCCGCGCAGAAATATTTCATGCAAGGCCAGTTGATCTGGGTCGGCAATCTCGGCCTCAAGGCCGGGCACGAGACCCGCAAGCCGATCGCCAATCTCCCCGTGGGTTTCGACTGGCCTACGACCCCGGAAATGGAAATCGAGGTAAGTGCCGGAACAGGCCTCACCTATCGCGTCGCGCCCAACTGGTTCATTGGCGCTGAAACCCAGTATACTTCGGAATATGAAACCGAGGTCGGCCAGGAACGGTGGTCCCTTTTCGCCGGACCCACCATTCACTATGGCGGTCAGAAGTTCTGGGCAACCCTCACCTGGTTTCCGCAGTTGAAGGGCGGCGGGGAGCGCTATGAGGGGCAGACCGACACCAATCTGCACCTCATCGAGAAGACCAAGAACGAGTTTCGCCTAAAGCTGGGCATGAATTTCTAG
- a CDS encoding porin, whose amino-acid sequence MKIRLALMAATALTVATPALAEEPSLQTEITLLKAQVAEQQQQIAAQNAQLAAQAKQLQEIDARLQTATAPASVLATSAPAGGAPTPTSTSTLAAADNGSTGGRGGSDTTIGGYGEISYNGYVHDASRNQADLKRFVLFFGHRFNDRISFNSEVEVEHAVASSGDKGEVEIEQAYLNYAFNPALNVKTGLFLMPFGFINRNHEPPVFYGVERNEVERRIIPSTWREGGVSIWGSTPFGLSYDVGVTTGFDFAKLDDASAPLLGTHQELQLAHAANLSVYGSLEYTPTPGVLIGGAVFSGKTGHANADFKADPTGPNFAGIGGRVTLWDVHARIQHSGFDVEALYTRGSFANSAAIDQIILDYNTANGAERAILPSSFYGWLVQGAYSFSLGGDVTLNPFVRYEKYDTQAKLPLGLTADPTNRDRVLTTGFSFHPLHEVVVKIDYQKFFENKNNDRINLGLGYMF is encoded by the coding sequence TTGAAAATCCGACTCGCCTTGATGGCAGCCACAGCGCTGACCGTCGCCACACCCGCATTGGCAGAAGAGCCATCGCTTCAAACTGAAATCACGCTTCTGAAGGCTCAGGTCGCGGAACAGCAGCAGCAAATCGCCGCGCAGAATGCACAGTTGGCAGCGCAAGCGAAGCAGCTGCAGGAGATTGATGCTCGGCTGCAAACGGCTACGGCGCCAGCAAGCGTTCTGGCCACTTCCGCACCTGCCGGAGGCGCTCCCACCCCCACATCAACGTCCACCCTCGCCGCGGCTGATAACGGCAGCACCGGAGGACGCGGCGGTTCAGACACGACGATCGGCGGCTATGGCGAGATTTCCTATAATGGCTACGTCCATGACGCGAGCCGTAACCAGGCCGACCTGAAGCGCTTTGTCCTCTTCTTCGGCCATCGCTTCAACGACCGGATCAGCTTCAACAGCGAGGTCGAGGTTGAACACGCGGTGGCGAGTTCCGGCGATAAAGGCGAGGTCGAGATCGAACAGGCCTATCTGAACTATGCCTTCAACCCGGCGCTCAACGTCAAGACCGGGCTGTTCCTGATGCCCTTCGGCTTCATCAACCGCAATCACGAACCGCCCGTGTTCTACGGGGTCGAGCGCAATGAGGTCGAGCGGCGCATCATTCCCTCGACCTGGCGCGAAGGTGGCGTGAGCATCTGGGGTTCGACTCCCTTTGGCCTGTCTTATGATGTCGGCGTCACGACCGGCTTTGATTTCGCCAAGCTCGACGATGCCAGCGCGCCGCTTCTTGGCACGCATCAGGAACTTCAGCTTGCTCATGCAGCCAACCTCTCGGTTTACGGCTCGCTCGAATATACTCCCACGCCGGGCGTCCTCATCGGTGGTGCCGTCTTCAGCGGGAAGACGGGCCACGCCAACGCGGACTTCAAGGCTGATCCGACTGGACCCAATTTTGCCGGAATCGGTGGACGGGTGACATTGTGGGATGTCCATGCCCGCATTCAGCACTCGGGCTTCGATGTGGAGGCGCTCTACACGCGCGGCAGCTTCGCCAACAGCGCCGCGATCGATCAGATCATTCTCGACTACAATACTGCGAATGGCGCGGAGCGGGCGATACTGCCCTCGTCGTTCTACGGTTGGCTGGTCCAGGGTGCCTACAGCTTTTCGCTCGGCGGAGACGTCACACTCAATCCCTTCGTGCGCTACGAAAAATACGACACCCAGGCAAAACTCCCGCTGGGCCTGACGGCAGACCCCACCAACCGGGATCGCGTCCTGACGACAGGCTTCTCGTTCCACCCGCTGCACGAGGTGGTGGTCAAGATCGATTATCAGAAATTCTTTGAAAACAAGAACAACGACCGGATCAACCTCGGTCTCGGTTACATGTTCTGA
- a CDS encoding Fur family transcriptional regulator: MHQRIDIEALCDQRGLRITDQRRVIAQVLSDSSDHPNVEVLHKRPSAIDPGISIATVYRTIRLFEEAGIIERHDFGDGKARYEPAPDAHHDHLIDVETGKVIEFVDPELEALQREIAQRLGYRLVDHKLELYAVKLTTGPHVRDLE, translated from the coding sequence ATGCATCAGAGGATTGATATCGAGGCGCTCTGCGATCAGCGGGGCCTGCGCATAACCGATCAGCGCAGGGTCATCGCGCAGGTCCTTTCGGATTCGAGCGATCATCCGAACGTCGAGGTGCTGCACAAACGGCCATCGGCGATAGACCCCGGCATTTCCATCGCGACGGTCTACCGTACCATCCGTCTGTTCGAGGAAGCGGGAATCATCGAACGGCATGATTTTGGAGATGGCAAAGCCCGCTATGAGCCCGCGCCAGACGCGCACCATGACCATCTGATCGACGTTGAAACGGGCAAGGTGATCGAGTTCGTCGATCCCGAGCTGGAAGCTCTGCAGCGCGAAATCGCGCAGCGGTTGGGTTATCGGTTGGTCGATCACAAATTGGAGCTTTACGCGGTCAAGCTTACGACTGGACCGCATGTCCGTGACCTCGAATGA
- a CDS encoding cation transporter — MAGDCCESACGSTKALNEPRWRRALWIALAINAGMFGVEMFAGSAADSHALQADALDFLGDAANYAISLLVAGMPLIWRSRAALAKGLTLAVLGGWILVTAARAAIIGTSPEAATMGVVGFAALATNATVALMLYRFRTGDANMRSVWICSRNDAIGNIAVVAAALGVFGTGSAWPDLIVATILATLGISGGVQIIRHAGREFQEAAT; from the coding sequence TTGGCCGGTGACTGTTGCGAGAGCGCATGCGGCAGCACAAAGGCGCTCAACGAGCCACGCTGGCGGCGCGCGCTGTGGATTGCTCTCGCGATCAACGCGGGGATGTTCGGTGTTGAGATGTTTGCCGGATCAGCCGCCGATAGCCATGCACTCCAGGCCGATGCACTGGACTTCCTCGGCGACGCCGCCAACTATGCAATCAGCCTGCTCGTTGCAGGTATGCCATTGATCTGGCGGTCTCGCGCGGCCCTCGCCAAAGGACTTACCCTGGCTGTCCTCGGAGGATGGATTCTCGTAACCGCCGCCCGAGCAGCGATCATCGGCACTTCGCCCGAGGCTGCTACCATGGGCGTGGTCGGCTTTGCCGCGTTGGCCACCAATGCGACCGTCGCGCTGATGCTCTACCGCTTTCGAACGGGCGACGCGAACATGCGTTCGGTGTGGATCTGCTCGCGCAACGACGCGATCGGCAACATCGCGGTCGTCGCGGCTGCCCTGGGGGTGTTCGGAACGGGAAGCGCCTGGCCCGATCTCATTGTCGCGACCATCCTTGCAACGCTCGGCATCAGTGGTGGCGTGCAAATTATTCGACACGCCGGTCGGGAATTCCAGGAAGCCGCAACATGA
- a CDS encoding MerR family transcriptional regulator: MKIGELAATTATKVETVRYYERIGLLPPPGRTSGNYRSYGIEHLARLSFIRRARDLGFTLEAVRELLTLADDQERSCEAVDGIARAHLTEVDRKIADLMALRGELDRVIGSCSRGTVADCKIIDALAPRNPAP; the protein is encoded by the coding sequence ATGAAGATCGGGGAACTGGCGGCCACTACCGCAACGAAGGTAGAGACAGTTCGGTATTATGAGAGGATCGGCCTCCTGCCACCGCCTGGCCGCACGTCTGGCAATTATCGCAGCTACGGCATTGAGCATCTGGCGCGCCTATCGTTCATTCGCCGTGCGCGCGATCTGGGCTTTACGCTCGAGGCCGTTCGCGAGCTTCTAACGCTCGCCGATGACCAGGAGCGCTCCTGCGAAGCCGTGGACGGCATCGCCCGCGCACATTTGACGGAGGTGGACCGCAAGATCGCAGATCTCATGGCATTGCGCGGCGAACTCGACCGAGTGATCGGCTCGTGTAGCCGCGGCACGGTAGCGGATTGCAAGATCATCGACGCGCTGGCGCCGCGCAACCCCGCCCCCTAG
- a CDS encoding response regulator transcription factor: protein MRILLAEDDTDTAQFIETSLGELSHVVKSVGTGDAALRIARSESWDVIILDRMLPELDGLTLLKAARSCGVTTPVLMLTALGRIEDRVDGLDAGADDYLVKPFAPSELVARVQALGRRYTQSEIATKLLAGPLELDLIAREIRRDGRLVLLQPRELRLLEVLMRHAGEFVTRAMLLEDVWDFHFDPQTKLIETHMSRLRAKLNEGGLPDLIETVRGSGYRVRAV, encoded by the coding sequence ATGCGTATCCTGCTTGCCGAAGACGACACGGATACTGCCCAGTTCATCGAGACCAGCCTCGGAGAGCTTAGCCATGTCGTGAAGTCGGTCGGCACCGGCGATGCGGCCTTGCGGATTGCCCGTTCGGAATCCTGGGATGTCATCATTCTCGATCGGATGCTGCCGGAGCTGGACGGCCTGACCCTGCTCAAGGCTGCGCGCAGCTGCGGCGTTACGACCCCCGTGCTCATGTTGACCGCGCTCGGCCGAATCGAGGATCGCGTTGACGGGCTCGATGCCGGTGCGGACGATTACCTGGTGAAGCCGTTTGCGCCGAGTGAGCTTGTCGCCCGTGTCCAGGCGCTCGGGCGTAGGTACACACAAAGCGAGATCGCCACAAAGCTTCTGGCCGGGCCGCTTGAACTGGACCTGATCGCCCGCGAGATCAGACGCGATGGGCGGCTCGTCCTGCTTCAGCCCCGCGAATTGAGGTTGCTCGAAGTGCTCATGAGACACGCTGGAGAGTTCGTCACCCGGGCGATGCTGCTCGAGGATGTCTGGGATTTTCACTTCGATCCGCAGACCAAGCTCATCGAGACTCACATGAGCCGACTTCGTGCCAAGCTCAACGAGGGTGGACTCCCCGATCTCATCGAAACCGTTCGTGGTTCCGGCTATCGGGTACGGGCGGTATGA
- a CDS encoding HAMP domain-containing sensor histidine kinase: protein MKFGPGSAANRIALLGWLIYAAATLLLGIAVYFATHAAFSRQIDERIEQATSALLIEYHDDGVGGVQSALDQQGRNRPIGLGTALFDARGARIAGNLAIPLTEPGWRNIVFHDPGEGREQARAQVTVLPGNYRLVVAADLESLETIDHTILAMFGVTVVVLLLLGLAGALLLARYLHRRLAGIEATSSAIVRGDFTRRAGIGTAGDEFDRVALSLNTMLDRIAGLIANLRQVTAGLAHDLRTPLSHLRNHLERMRGGQGQAATGASIDEAVAQADNVLALFDAILRISEVEEGSLRRAFSAVDLSTLVSELGDTLVLLAEDERHFLHVAVGDGIRVQGDRELIAQALTNLVENALRHTPEGSVIGLQVRCDEGGALVTVSDNGPGIPEADHERAQQRFVRLESARSAPGHGLGLSMVRAIAQAHGATFSLGDAGPGLRAEIRFPKRIIA, encoded by the coding sequence ATGAAGTTCGGGCCGGGCAGCGCCGCCAACCGCATCGCGCTCTTGGGCTGGCTGATCTACGCGGCAGCGACCTTGCTGCTGGGTATCGCGGTCTATTTCGCGACCCACGCCGCCTTCTCGCGTCAGATCGACGAGCGGATCGAGCAGGCGACCTCCGCCCTTCTGATCGAGTATCACGATGACGGGGTCGGAGGTGTGCAGTCCGCGCTCGATCAGCAGGGGCGGAACAGGCCGATTGGTCTGGGCACTGCTTTGTTCGACGCCCGGGGAGCAAGGATTGCCGGTAACCTGGCAATCCCACTCACGGAGCCGGGCTGGCGCAACATCGTGTTCCACGACCCTGGTGAAGGGCGCGAGCAAGCGCGAGCCCAAGTGACCGTGCTCCCGGGCAACTATCGTCTCGTGGTTGCCGCCGACCTGGAGTCGTTAGAGACGATTGATCACACCATCCTGGCAATGTTCGGTGTCACGGTTGTCGTCTTGCTGCTGCTGGGCCTGGCAGGAGCCTTGTTGCTGGCCCGTTATCTGCATCGCCGTTTGGCGGGCATCGAGGCGACTTCTAGCGCTATTGTGCGGGGGGACTTCACGCGACGGGCCGGCATCGGCACCGCCGGAGATGAGTTTGACCGGGTGGCGCTTTCGCTCAACACCATGCTCGACCGGATAGCGGGATTGATTGCGAACCTGCGTCAGGTCACCGCTGGTCTGGCGCACGACCTGCGCACGCCGCTATCGCACCTGCGCAACCATCTCGAACGGATGCGCGGTGGCCAGGGACAAGCTGCTACCGGTGCGTCGATCGACGAGGCCGTTGCGCAGGCGGACAATGTGCTGGCCCTGTTCGACGCGATTCTGCGCATCTCGGAAGTCGAGGAAGGTAGCCTGCGCCGTGCCTTCAGTGCGGTCGATTTGTCCACGCTCGTATCGGAGCTGGGCGATACGCTTGTCCTTCTCGCCGAAGATGAGCGGCATTTTCTGCACGTTGCCGTCGGCGATGGCATCAGAGTCCAGGGTGATCGGGAATTGATTGCCCAGGCGCTCACCAATCTCGTCGAGAATGCGTTGCGGCATACACCGGAGGGATCGGTCATCGGTCTTCAGGTCCGGTGCGACGAGGGTGGCGCGCTGGTGACGGTCAGTGACAACGGCCCCGGCATTCCCGAAGCTGATCACGAGCGCGCACAGCAACGCTTCGTCAGGCTTGAATCCGCGCGCTCGGCTCCCGGCCACGGGCTCGGGCTGAGCATGGTGCGGGCCATCGCGCAGGCGCACGGCGCAACCTTCTCGCTCGGCGATGCTGGGCCGGGCCTGCGCGCCGAAATTCGTTTTCCAAAGAGGATCATCGCGTGA
- a CDS encoding TolC family protein: MTAQTRQSPVTVIRRRPWGRGAGLTAVVLGLAGCTHYAPNPISIPNTATRFSARSADLNGAVSACRTMAPRAPCDAGNPDKLVLFEVLLANNPAVAMARARVASAEAAARAAHAPIGPTMTLSSEYAGADPKPWLLGVATDFPLDTGGRRASRIGSADLAVTAARYDLAEAIWAARMALVRALADQMVADRQGTVANRLQALQERRFAVLERRVAQGEASRAELERTRADLADARSRLATAQAKREAATVQIAAALGVPLDQVRKLSASWPGLEALSPLAALAPGDRYSALLGRADLLKGMTAYEQSEFDLRGEVAKQYPALSVGPGFSWDHGLVKIPFNVGLALPPLDLNRRAIAAAEARRSEAAAQLEALYAGAVAGIDQAMAEATAARRSLSQARELDLPIATRLAAQADRELAAGAIDRNDWAAAQAGLEVARLAELDALARVLAADSALEEVLRRPLTGPETLIEGAGS, encoded by the coding sequence GTGACCGCGCAGACCCGCCAATCGCCGGTGACCGTTATCCGTCGCCGCCCGTGGGGGCGAGGCGCCGGGCTAACCGCCGTCGTGCTCGGGCTTGCCGGCTGCACCCACTATGCGCCGAATCCAATCAGCATTCCCAATACAGCAACTCGTTTTTCCGCGCGAAGCGCAGATCTGAATGGCGCCGTGAGCGCCTGTCGGACGATGGCGCCCCGCGCGCCATGCGACGCGGGCAATCCCGACAAGCTCGTGCTGTTCGAAGTGCTCCTCGCCAACAATCCCGCTGTTGCGATGGCTCGCGCCAGGGTGGCCAGCGCCGAGGCGGCGGCGCGCGCAGCGCATGCACCTATCGGCCCGACCATGACGCTGAGCAGCGAATATGCCGGCGCCGATCCCAAACCGTGGCTACTGGGCGTGGCCACCGATTTCCCGCTCGATACCGGCGGCCGCAGGGCATCGCGTATCGGATCGGCCGATCTGGCGGTAACGGCGGCGCGCTACGATCTCGCCGAGGCGATCTGGGCCGCGCGAATGGCACTTGTGCGCGCATTGGCCGACCAAATGGTGGCGGATCGACAAGGAACCGTCGCCAATCGGTTGCAGGCCTTGCAGGAGCGGCGGTTTGCCGTGCTCGAACGACGTGTCGCACAAGGCGAGGCATCACGCGCCGAACTTGAGCGGACCCGGGCCGACCTTGCCGACGCTCGCTCGCGCCTTGCGACCGCGCAAGCGAAACGGGAAGCCGCGACGGTCCAGATCGCCGCCGCGCTCGGCGTGCCACTCGATCAGGTACGGAAGCTCAGCGCAAGCTGGCCCGGCCTTGAAGCCCTGAGTCCGTTGGCAGCACTTGCGCCGGGCGATCGCTATTCGGCCTTGCTCGGCCGGGCCGATCTCCTGAAGGGCATGACCGCCTACGAACAGTCCGAGTTCGATCTGCGCGGCGAAGTGGCCAAGCAATATCCGGCGTTGAGCGTCGGGCCGGGGTTCAGCTGGGACCACGGGCTGGTCAAGATTCCGTTCAATGTGGGCCTTGCTTTACCCCCGCTCGATCTCAATCGCCGTGCGATTGCCGCCGCAGAAGCGCGCCGCAGCGAAGCGGCTGCACAGCTCGAAGCGCTTTATGCCGGGGCCGTCGCGGGGATCGATCAGGCCATGGCCGAAGCGACCGCGGCACGGCGCTCACTGAGCCAAGCGCGCGAACTGGACTTGCCGATCGCCACGCGGCTCGCTGCGCAGGCCGATCGCGAACTGGCGGCAGGAGCCATCGACCGGAACGACTGGGCGGCGGCGCAAGCCGGTCTCGAAGTGGCGCGCCTCGCCGAACTCGATGCGCTGGCGCGCGTCCTTGCCGCGGACTCGGCGCTCGAAGAGGTTCTCCGCCGCCCGCTGACAGGGCCGGAAACACTGATTGAAGGAGCAGGATCGTGA